From Rudanella lutea DSM 19387, a single genomic window includes:
- the pbpC gene encoding penicillin-binding protein 1C — translation MPLWRRRSAQIVVTGLLVALLLDWAFPIRTAVPYSPVVTAADGTILHAFLSRDDKWRLYAQTDDITPVLREAILFKEDKYFYYHPGINPLALMRALGRNVLRGRRTSGASTITMQVVRLLEPRERTYLSKLIELVRALQLELHYSKGEILQLYLNLLPYGSNIEGIKSASMLYFGKPPQLLSLAEVTALTIIPNRPSSLRLGVRNEQVRQERNRWLRRFGAQGLFSATAIADALDEPLTARRRAAPQQMPHFARRLLAEKRMGPTGIIHTAIRPAMQAGAERLVQNYINRMRAYNIHNAAVLVVDNQTRKVVAYVGSADFYNVFDGGQVDGVRAVRSPGSTLKPLLYGLAFDAGLITPKSKLNDVPTNFGGYEPENYDRRFNGPVTAEFALANSLNVPAVKLLRDISTPTFVKAMQKAGFSTVSKQARDLGLSMILGGCGVTLEELVTLFAGFANGGQVGPLRLVDTPEVKPRTGQAVLSPEAAYLVTNTLTQITRPDLPNNFDNSYHLPRIAWKTGTSYGRRDAWSIGYNRRYTIGVWVGNFSGVGVPELSGANTATPLLFGLFNALDYNSPKGWFRPPTTRSDARLALRQICPESGAVPNDSCTARAVDYYIMGVSGSARCTHQKVVFTDSAGRVSYCAHCLPDRGTIRRTYPNLAPELIAYYVVKRIPYEAPPPHNPACERLFDNEGGKAPLITSPNHGSEYFIDPKQPTAIQLACQAANDVRTVYWYLNDKLLRKADPTEAVFINPRPGVYKLSCADDRGRHTDIRITVKSE, via the coding sequence ATGCCCCTTTGGCGCCGACGGTCGGCACAGATTGTAGTAACCGGATTGCTGGTTGCTTTGTTACTGGACTGGGCCTTCCCGATTCGGACCGCCGTGCCGTATTCGCCCGTAGTGACGGCGGCCGACGGGACCATACTGCATGCCTTTCTGAGCCGCGACGATAAGTGGCGGCTGTATGCCCAAACCGATGATATTACGCCCGTACTGCGCGAGGCTATCCTGTTTAAAGAAGACAAATATTTTTATTACCACCCCGGTATAAATCCACTGGCGCTCATGCGGGCGTTGGGGCGGAACGTACTCCGGGGGCGCCGGACGTCGGGGGCATCGACCATCACGATGCAGGTGGTTCGGTTGCTGGAGCCCCGTGAGCGTACCTACCTGAGCAAGCTGATTGAACTGGTGCGGGCGTTGCAGCTGGAACTGCACTATTCTAAAGGCGAAATTCTGCAATTGTACCTCAACCTGCTGCCTTACGGGAGCAATATTGAGGGAATCAAATCGGCCTCGATGCTGTACTTCGGAAAACCGCCCCAACTGCTCAGTTTGGCCGAAGTGACTGCGCTCACTATCATTCCTAACCGACCATCGAGCCTGCGTTTGGGTGTGCGTAACGAACAGGTCCGGCAGGAGCGGAATCGCTGGCTCCGGCGTTTTGGCGCGCAGGGCCTGTTTTCTGCCACCGCTATTGCCGATGCTTTAGACGAACCCCTCACGGCCCGCCGACGGGCCGCTCCGCAACAGATGCCCCACTTTGCCCGCCGATTGCTGGCTGAGAAACGGATGGGGCCAACGGGCATCATACACACCGCTATCCGACCCGCCATGCAGGCCGGGGCCGAGCGGCTTGTACAAAACTACATCAATCGGATGCGGGCCTATAATATCCACAATGCGGCTGTGCTGGTTGTGGATAACCAGACCCGGAAGGTGGTTGCTTACGTCGGTTCGGCCGATTTTTATAATGTGTTCGATGGTGGGCAGGTAGATGGTGTTCGGGCGGTGCGTTCGCCGGGCAGCACCCTGAAACCACTGTTGTATGGGCTGGCGTTCGATGCGGGCCTGATTACGCCCAAATCGAAACTAAACGACGTGCCGACCAACTTTGGCGGGTATGAACCCGAAAATTATGACCGTCGGTTCAATGGTCCGGTAACGGCTGAGTTTGCCCTGGCCAATTCGCTCAACGTGCCAGCCGTGAAACTACTCCGCGACATCAGTACGCCAACGTTTGTGAAAGCGATGCAGAAGGCCGGCTTTTCGACCGTGAGCAAGCAAGCGCGTGACCTGGGCCTTTCCATGATTCTGGGCGGTTGTGGGGTCACGCTCGAAGAACTGGTGACGCTCTTTGCTGGGTTTGCCAACGGGGGGCAGGTAGGGCCGCTGCGGCTGGTCGACACGCCAGAAGTGAAACCGCGTACCGGGCAAGCAGTACTCTCGCCCGAGGCTGCCTATTTAGTTACCAACACACTTACCCAGATTACCCGTCCCGACTTGCCCAACAACTTCGACAATAGCTACCACCTACCCCGCATTGCGTGGAAAACGGGTACCTCCTATGGTCGGCGTGATGCCTGGAGTATTGGCTACAACCGGCGGTACACGATTGGGGTTTGGGTTGGTAATTTTTCGGGCGTAGGTGTCCCTGAGCTAAGCGGAGCCAATACGGCCACACCGCTGCTGTTTGGACTTTTTAACGCCTTGGATTACAACTCGCCCAAAGGGTGGTTTCGGCCGCCTACGACCCGCTCCGACGCCCGGCTGGCCCTGCGGCAAATTTGCCCCGAGTCGGGGGCGGTGCCCAACGACTCGTGCACGGCACGTGCCGTCGATTACTACATCATGGGGGTTTCGGGTAGCGCGCGGTGTACGCATCAAAAAGTAGTTTTTACCGATTCTGCCGGTCGGGTGTCGTATTGTGCGCATTGCCTGCCCGACCGAGGGACCATCCGGCGCACGTACCCGAATCTGGCCCCCGAACTGATTGCTTACTACGTGGTCAAACGGATTCCGTACGAGGCCCCCCCTCCGCATAACCCGGCCTGTGAGCGCCTATTTGACAACGAGGGAGGTAAGGCCCCGCTCATTACGTCACCTAATCACGGCAGCGAGTATTTTATCGACCCCAAGCAGCCAACGGCTATTCAACTGGCTTGTCAGGCGGCCAATGATGTACGGACGGTGTACTGGTATCTGAACGATAAACTGTTGCGTAAGGCCGACCCAACCGAAGCTGTCTTTATCAACCCAAGGCCGGGCGTGTACAAGCTTTCGTGTGCCGATGATCGCGGACGGCATACCGATATCCGCATCACGGTAAAAAGCGAATAG
- a CDS encoding MBL fold metallo-hydrolase RNA specificity domain-containing protein has product MKIQFMGAARTVTGSKHLITTQQGTKILLDCGLFQGIDTDDLNQNFHFNPADVDYLLLSHAHIDHTGLVPRLVRQGFTGPIYCTHATADLCNIMLLDSAHIQETDLKRVNERRQRQGRPLLDMLYDVGDVEQALSQIRTVRYNESFWLDENIQVLYTDAAHLLGSAAISLTIREEGYTKRLFFSGDIGRPNDKILRKPEPFPQADYIICESTYGASLHEPEPDMKAHLLRIVEDTCVKNRGKLIIPAFAVDRTQEVVYALDQLASEGLLPVLPVYVDSPLAVKATRVMQDNEDCFNPEILRYIHKDGDAFDFPNLHYVSEVADSKAINDRPGPCVIISASGMAEAGRIKHHIKNNIEDPRNTILLVGYASPSSLGGALKRGDKQVRIFGETFDVRARVAVMDALSAHADYAEMLDYLSCQNPAEVKKVFLVHGDYDEQQIWKEKLQDAGFQHIEIPDMYEAVNL; this is encoded by the coding sequence ATGAAAATTCAATTTATGGGTGCAGCCCGCACCGTAACCGGCAGTAAACACCTCATCACTACCCAGCAGGGCACTAAAATTCTTCTCGACTGCGGCTTGTTTCAGGGTATCGACACCGACGACCTGAATCAGAACTTCCATTTCAACCCGGCCGATGTCGACTACTTATTGCTCTCACACGCACACATCGACCACACGGGTCTCGTCCCCCGGTTAGTGCGGCAGGGATTTACGGGACCGATCTACTGCACCCACGCAACGGCCGATTTGTGCAATATTATGCTGCTCGACAGCGCCCATATTCAGGAAACGGACCTGAAACGAGTCAACGAACGGCGGCAGCGGCAGGGTCGGCCGCTACTCGACATGCTGTACGATGTGGGCGATGTGGAGCAGGCACTGAGTCAGATTCGTACCGTGCGGTACAACGAGTCTTTCTGGCTCGATGAAAACATTCAGGTCCTTTACACCGACGCGGCTCACCTGCTCGGTAGCGCGGCTATCAGCCTCACCATTCGGGAAGAAGGCTACACCAAGCGGCTTTTCTTCAGTGGCGATATTGGTCGTCCCAACGACAAGATTCTGCGTAAACCGGAGCCATTTCCGCAGGCTGATTATATCATCTGCGAATCAACGTACGGGGCCAGCCTGCACGAGCCCGAACCCGACATGAAAGCGCATCTGCTACGCATTGTGGAGGACACCTGCGTCAAAAACCGGGGCAAACTGATTATACCTGCTTTCGCCGTCGACCGTACGCAGGAGGTCGTGTACGCTCTCGACCAGCTCGCCAGCGAGGGTCTTCTGCCGGTATTACCCGTGTATGTCGACAGTCCCCTGGCGGTCAAAGCAACGCGGGTGATGCAGGACAACGAGGACTGTTTTAACCCCGAAATTTTGCGGTACATCCACAAAGACGGCGATGCGTTTGACTTCCCCAACCTGCATTACGTATCGGAAGTAGCTGATTCTAAAGCTATCAACGACCGCCCGGGGCCGTGCGTCATTATTTCGGCGTCGGGGATGGCCGAAGCCGGGCGCATTAAGCACCACATTAAAAACAACATTGAAGATCCCCGTAATACCATTTTGCTGGTCGGCTACGCATCGCCAAGTAGCTTGGGCGGAGCTCTCAAACGGGGCGATAAGCAAGTACGTATTTTTGGGGAAACATTTGACGTGCGGGCGCGGGTAGCCGTAATGGATGCCTTGAGCGCCCACGCCGATTATGCCGAAATGCTCGACTACCTAAGCTGCCAGAACCCGGCCGAGGTCAAGAAGGTGTTCCTGGTTCATGGCGATTACGACGAACAGCAGATCTGGAAAGAGAAATTACAAGATGCTGGTTTTCAGCACATCGAAATACCGGATATGTACGAGGCCGTAAATTTGTAA
- a CDS encoding nuclear transport factor 2 family protein, with protein MKRLLVLAVLGLFSLTTYAQSAPADPAQDPSALTGAFFKAMQDEDSNKMQSITTDDFSIVNFDGNTADRDLLVQALSGGHLTVETATPSGMRARSYNNDAAVVTGTTKFKGSLQGQALQSDVLFTAVCVKQGNGWKVANVQFSPIR; from the coding sequence ATGAAACGCTTACTGGTGTTGGCCGTTTTGGGCCTGTTTTCATTGACAACCTACGCGCAGTCGGCGCCTGCCGATCCGGCTCAAGACCCCTCTGCCCTGACGGGTGCCTTTTTCAAAGCCATGCAGGACGAGGACAGCAACAAGATGCAGTCCATCACGACAGACGATTTCAGTATTGTCAACTTTGACGGCAACACGGCCGATCGCGATCTGTTGGTGCAGGCCCTGAGCGGTGGGCATCTGACCGTCGAGACAGCAACACCTTCGGGTATGCGGGCCCGGTCGTACAACAACGATGCCGCCGTGGTGACCGGTACCACCAAATTCAAGGGTTCACTTCAGGGGCAGGCTCTTCAGTCGGACGTACTTTTTACGGCGGTATGTGTAAAACAGGGTAATGGCTGGAAAGTAGCCAATGTTCAGTTTTCGCCTATTCGGTAA
- a CDS encoding T9SS type A sorting domain-containing protein: protein MSLTGGTYKVMIAKGGTCSGEVTVELSQTVLTLTPTNITQATCGGKDGSFRVEVGGITAPYQYTLVKDVSGSPVLQENGTLIAGTLTFVSLTGGTYKVMIAKGGTCSGEVTVELPQTTLTLTSTNINRPTCGASDGSFQVEVGGITAPYQYTLTKSVGGTFVLQENGTLIAGTLTFLPLDAGTYKVMIAKGGTCSGSVTVELPQTALTLLAPTYDCATGAFRFNTCGGDGSPITFSAIGITGPTTNPNAFVDTELRTAIDAQPLLLRATQSGITVTYVWNIRAQCPIIPSGGGLTLLSPTYDCATGAFRFNTSGGDGSPITFSAIGITGPTTNPNAFVDAELRTANDVQPLLLQATQSGVTVTYLWDLKAACGRARLGEAKPDQQLRVTVLGNPVVSELIHIKVNGADGHPLRVTLVDQQGRRVSEERVDQALSTQRLSIKSGHTAGVYLLQVSTPNQSQVVRVLKAQ, encoded by the coding sequence GTGTCCCTAACTGGCGGGACATACAAGGTGATGATTGCTAAAGGGGGCACCTGTTCGGGCGAGGTGACCGTAGAGCTTTCGCAAACGGTCCTAACGCTGACGCCGACAAACATAACCCAAGCTACCTGTGGGGGCAAAGACGGTAGTTTTAGGGTAGAAGTCGGTGGCATCACCGCCCCCTATCAATATACGCTGGTGAAGGACGTTAGTGGCAGTCCAGTCTTACAGGAAAACGGTACGCTCATTGCGGGTACGCTCACCTTTGTGTCCCTGACTGGCGGGACATACAAGGTGATGATTGCTAAGGGAGGGACTTGTTCGGGCGAGGTGACCGTAGAGCTTCCTCAAACGACCCTAACCCTGACGTCGACTAACATAAATCGACCTACCTGCGGGGCCAGTGATGGCAGTTTCCAGGTAGAAGTCGGTGGCATTACCGCCCCCTATCAGTATACGCTCACTAAGAGTGTTGGTGGTACGTTTGTCCTACAGGAGAACGGTACCCTCATTGCGGGAACGCTTACTTTTTTGCCTCTGGATGCAGGGACATACAAGGTGATGATTGCTAAGGGGGGGACCTGTTCGGGTAGCGTGACGGTGGAGCTTCCGCAAACGGCACTAACCCTGCTGGCCCCTACTTATGACTGTGCCACCGGTGCCTTTCGGTTCAATACGTGCGGGGGCGATGGTAGCCCGATTACCTTTTCCGCTATTGGTATCACGGGACCAACTACTAATCCTAATGCGTTTGTAGATACTGAGTTGCGTACGGCGATTGATGCACAACCTCTACTACTTCGGGCAACTCAGAGTGGAATCACTGTGACTTATGTTTGGAATATCCGAGCGCAATGCCCGATCATTCCATCAGGGGGGGGATTGACACTACTATCGCCCACCTACGACTGTGCTACTGGTGCCTTTCGATTCAATACCAGCGGGGGCGATGGCAGTCCTATTACTTTTTCTGCTATTGGTATCACCGGTCCGACTACAAACCCCAATGCATTTGTAGATGCCGAGCTACGAACGGCTAACGATGTACAACCCCTGCTACTGCAGGCAACTCAGAGTGGAGTCACTGTGACTTACCTCTGGGATTTGAAAGCGGCTTGTGGCCGTGCGCGACTTGGTGAGGCTAAGCCAGATCAACAATTGAGAGTAACCGTATTGGGTAATCCTGTTGTGAGCGAACTAATACACATCAAGGTAAACGGGGCTGATGGTCACCCCCTACGGGTTACCTTGGTAGACCAACAGGGACGGCGGGTGAGTGAGGAGCGTGTTGATCAGGCCTTATCTACACAGCGACTTAGCATAAAGTCGGGGCATACAGCAGGAGTCTATTTGCTTCAGGTATCTACTCCCAACCAATCACAAGTAGTACGGGTGCTGAAGGCCCAATGA